Within the Candidatus Zymogenus saltonus genome, the region TCCCATCTCGCAGATCAGGACAAAGGATTGGTCTGGGCTTATGGCCACGCCATTGGCGAAGTGAATGCCGTCGATGAAAAGAGTGGTCTCTTTTGTCTTCGGGTCGTATTTCAGGAAGCGGCCGTTGGGCCTGTGCTCCATCAGCTCATCGTAGAACTCGAGTTCGTTGAACTTGGAGGAGCCGTCGGTGAAGTAGATAACGCCGTCTTTTGCAATGTCCAGGTCTTCGGTGTTTTTGAAGGGTATGCCCCCCTCTTCGGTTGCAAGGGTGGTCACCTTGCCTTTGGGATCGATCGACAACAGCCCCTTCTGTCCGCACGCGACGATCAGGTTTTTTGAGCCGTCGAATTTGAGCCCCAAGGGTCTGCCCCCCGTTTGGGCGTAGGTCTCACGGCTTTGGCCGTCGGGGGAAAGTTTCACGATGGAACCGTCCTCCATTCCGCCGTAGATATTGCCGCCGTCGTCTATGGCGACGTCCTCCGGGCCGACGCCCGCGCCCTCTCCCAGCCTCTCGATTTTGGAGAGGTAGTCGTTCGGTTCGTAGACGCCGGTGAGCTCGGGCGCCTTAAGCGGCGAGTAGGGGGCCGGATCGATGGGGACGGGCCACAGG harbors:
- a CDS encoding SMP-30/gluconolactonase/LRE family protein translates to MSRKTVAFTILAIIGILAAYLLLWPVPIDPAPYSPLKAPELTGVYEPNDYLSKIERLGEGAGVGPEDVAIDDGGNIYGGMEDGSIVKLSPDGQSRETYAQTGGRPLGLKFDGSKNLIVACGQKGLLSIDPKGKVTTLATEEGGIPFKNTEDLDIAKDGVIYFTDGSSKFNELEFYDELMEHRPNGRFLKYDPKTKETTLFIDGIHFANGVAISPDQSFVLICEMGMYRVLRYWLSGEKRGEHEVFIDNLPGFPDGISSNGKDTFWLTLVSPRDATADKILFPRPRLRKIVSRLPQALLPSAKNYDFILGLDVNGNVVHNLQDPAGSFFQITNVVEHDGYLYLGSLVENAMGKVAVP